In Anthocerotibacter panamensis C109, the sequence GGTTGGACCCGCGCATCATCGACTACGATCTCCAAGCGGACCTTTTGAGAAAAATAGTCCCCGACATTTAACTCGCTCCGGGCCTGAGAGACCTCGGTACCAAACCCCCGCACTTCCCAACAGGTCAGACCATGGACCTTGCCCCGCAGCGCCCGGACAACCCGGTCTAGCATGAAGGGCTGAATGACTGCAACGATCATTTTCATAGTTACTTTATACCTCCTGAAATCTTCAGGGCTTCACCTTTGAGCGCAAGTGTTCCTTGGGAGACTACTTTTTCCTGGGGTTGGAGGCCCCCGAGCACCTGAACAAACTGACCATCGTCAATTCCTGGTGTGATTTTGCGCTCCTCATAGAGGTTGGGGGCGACCGGGACATAGGCGAAGGTAAAGTCGCCGCTCTTCTGGAGGGCAGAGCGTGGGACGGAGAGTTCGGGGCTGTCTGCCACCTGGATCTCAGCCCGCGCGAACATACTGGGTTTGAGCATGAACTGGGGGTTGGGGACTACAGCGCGGATGGGTAGGGTGCGATTTTGGGGGTCCAGCTCACTGCCAAGGTAGCTGATCCGTCCTGGAAAGTGCCTGCCGTCTAAACTGTCCAGTGTCAGGGTCACCGGCTGGCCCTGATGGACCTTGGGGATGTCTTTTTCGTAGAGGTCGGCCTCCAACCAGACCTGACCGAGGTCGGCTAGTTGAAACAGCTCCTTGCTGGGGTCAGCCAACTCCCCGATATTGATTAGCCGACTGACGACAATTCCTGAGCGGGGTGCTGTGATGGTGATGTAGGGGTCAATGTGCCGCTCCCGAACCACACGACCTGCTACCCCAAAAGCCACCCCAAAAAGGGAGAGGCGCTCCTGCGCGGCGGTGATCGTGGCGCTGCGCTTGGCCTGAAGCGCGCTTATGGTCCCCTGGTCCTTGGCGTATTGGGTACGGGCAGCCTCCAAGTCGGCACGGGCGGAGATGCGGTCGGCAAAGAGCTTTTCCTCGCGCTCAAAGGCCGCCTTAGAGAAGTTGGTCTGGAGCTGTGCTTGTTTGAGGTCGCTGTCAAGCTGCAAAACTGCCTCCAGCAGGTCGGTCTGGATCTGGCCTACGGAGTCTGACTTGAGGACTGCCAGGGTCTGCCCTGAGTGTACTGACTGCCCCAACTGTACCGCAACGGCAGTGACCCGTCCTGGAGCGGGGGTCGAGACGTGCACCACCCGGTCTTCGGCAGCTTTGACCTCTCCTGTCGCCTGGACTGTCACGGGGAAGTTACGGATTTCGGCTTTGGCGAGGGTGAGCCCAATCTCCTTGGCCTGTTCGGGTTTGAGGGGGATGCGCGTCGGGCCGGGATCCGCTAGGGCCGCTTCAGCGGGGACTTCCGGGATTTTGACTTCCTGGCTACAGGCTGAGAGCAGACCCAGCGCCAAAAGACTGAGCAGACTACAAGCAAGGGATTTCATAGGATCTCCAGGGTTAGATCAACGTGGGGCCAGGATGGCTTCGCGGGGCTCAACCTGTTCTGTGCGCCGTGCAATTAGGCTGTAGAGCGCTGGGACGACAAAGATGGTGAGCAGGGTCGCGGTAAAGACTCCGCCGATGATGACGATGGCAAAGGGCTTCTGGCTCTGAGAACCGATGCCATTGGAGAGTGCTGCTGGGATTAGGCCGAGTATGGCGACGGTCCCCGCCATGAGGACGGGTCTGAGGCGGGTCAACGCCCCTTCCACCACGGCTTTACCCAAAGGCAGGCCGTCGCGGGCCAACTGTTTGATATAGGCCAGGATGATGACTCCGTTCTGGACCGAGACCCCCGCTGCGGCGATAAAGCCGACCCCTGCCGACACCGAGAAGTAGGTATGGGTGATAAAGAGCGCCAGGATGCCGCCAATGGCGGCTAGAGGCACGGCACTCAGGACCAGCAGAGCGTCTCCCACCTTGCCGAAGTTGGTGTATAGCAGCAGGAAGATAACGAGGACCGTCACCGGCAAGACCAAGGCGAGCCGGGAATTAGCCCGTTGTTGGTTCTCGTACTGCCCGCCCCAGACCATGCTGTAGCCGTTGGGGAGTTTGACGGCGCTATTGACTTTCTGTTGCGCATCGGCGACGGCGGAGCCCAAATCGCGCTCCCGGACGTTGGCTTTGATCGTGACGAGCCTGGAATTATCCGAACGCAAAATGGTCGTCGCTCCCACAGCGGTCTGGATTTTTGCCAGCAGTGAAAGCGGGACGGGCGGTCCAGCGGGCGTTGGCACCAGAATATCCCCCAAGGCGGCGGGGCTGGAGCGGTAGGAGCCGTCAAAGCGCACCAGTACGTTGAACTTACGTTCGCCCTCCACCAGTTGGGTAGCGACTTTGCCGCCTACCGCCGTCTCAATGACGCTCTCCAGCGTGTCTGTATTCACGCCATAGCGGTCAGCTTCAGCCCGGTCAATCTGGATCTGATACTGGGGTTGGCCCAACATCTTGTCATCCGCCACATCGACCATGCCCGGAATATTCGTCATGACCGCCGCCACGCGGTCCCCGAGGTCCTGCAAAACGGACA encodes:
- a CDS encoding P-II family nitrogen regulator; translation: MKMIVAVIQPFMLDRVVRALRGKVHGLTCWEVRGFGTEVSQARSELNVGDYFSQKVRLEIVVDDARVQPVMDAIQTLAHTGHSGDGKVFILPVEDALRISTGQTGIMAI
- a CDS encoding efflux RND transporter periplasmic adaptor subunit, producing the protein MKSLACSLLSLLALGLLSACSQEVKIPEVPAEAALADPGPTRIPLKPEQAKEIGLTLAKAEIRNFPVTVQATGEVKAAEDRVVHVSTPAPGRVTAVAVQLGQSVHSGQTLAVLKSDSVGQIQTDLLEAVLQLDSDLKQAQLQTNFSKAAFEREEKLFADRISARADLEAARTQYAKDQGTISALQAKRSATITAAQERLSLFGVAFGVAGRVVRERHIDPYITITAPRSGIVVSRLINIGELADPSKELFQLADLGQVWLEADLYEKDIPKVHQGQPVTLTLDSLDGRHFPGRISYLGSELDPQNRTLPIRAVVPNPQFMLKPSMFARAEIQVADSPELSVPRSALQKSGDFTFAYVPVAPNLYEERKITPGIDDGQFVQVLGGLQPQEKVVSQGTLALKGEALKISGGIK